The Mycolicibacterium parafortuitum nucleotide sequence ACACCTGCATGGGGCTGCACCTGGCCCGGATGGAGACGCGGGTGGCAGTGGAGACGCTGCTGAACCGGCTCACCGACATCGAGTTGCTCGCCGACGGCGATCCGCACATCCACGGTCAGCCCTTCCGGTCCCCGACGACGATCCCGGTGCGCTTCGCCCCCGCGAAATAGCATTCCGGGTTGTGCTCGGGCCCCCGATCGCAACCCGGAATGATATTTCGCGGGGTCTCAGCTCTGCCGTCGCTCGCGGCGCGCGATGGTCTTGGTCTCCAGGTACTGCGCGAACCCCTCGATACCACACTGACGTCCGATACCGCTGCTCTTGTAGCCGCCGAACGGCGCGTCGGCGCCGTAGAACATGCCGCCGTTCACGCCGAACGCGCCGGTGCGGATCCGCCGCGCAATCGCCATGCCACGCTCGGCCGAGCGCGACATCACCGCGCCGGCGAGACCGAACGCGCTGTCATTGGCCAGCCGCACCGCGTCGTCGTCATCGTCGAACGGCAGCAGTACCAGCACGGGGCCGAACACCTCCTGCTGTGCGATCGCGGCGCTGTTGTCGACACCGGTGATCACGGTGGGGGCGACGTAGTGCCCGCCGGCCAGATGCTCCGGCAGCCCGGCCACCTCTCCCCCGCCCGCGACGATCTCGGCACCGTCGCTGCGGGCACCGTCGATCGCGGTGAGCACCCGCTCCTTCTGCGCGGCACTGATGAGCGGCCCGACCAGCGTGCCCGGCGTCACCGGATCCCCCACCGGCACAAACTGATACGCGGTGGCGATCTCGGCGACGGCTTGGTCGTAGAGCGACCGGTGGACCAACATCCTGCTGGTCGCCGCGCACGCCTGGCCGGCGTGCACGCACACCCCGACCGCGGTGGGCACGATGACGGCGGGGTTCGCGTCGTCGAGCACGATCGCAGCCGACTTCCCGCCGAGCTCGAGGAACATCCGCTTCATCGACTCCGCGCCGTGGCGCATCAACAACTTCCCGACGGCCGTCGACCCGGTGAACGACACCAAGTCCACCCGCGGGTCGGTTCCGAGCAGGCCGGCGACGTCGTTGGACGGCGTCGTCACCACGTTCACCACACCGGCGGGGATGTCGGTCTTCTCGGCGATCAGGCGGCCCAACCGGGTCGCGTTCCACGGTGTGTGCGGGTCGGGCTTGAGGACGACGGTGTTGCCGGCCGCCAGCGCAGGCCCGAGCTTGTTGAGGATGACCTCGATCGGGAAGTTGGACGGCGTCACCGCCGCGACCACCCCGACGGCCTCCTTGACCACTGTGCGGACGTTCCGGTCCCCGAACAACCCGCCGCCGTCGAGGACGCGCTCCCACTCGAAGTCGTCGATCAGCCCCGCCGGATAGCGCAGCGATTCCGCCAGCGGCCAATCCAGCTGGGCCGACTCGGTGGTCATCACCGGGCAGCCGACCTCGGCGACGAGTTCGGTTCGCAGGTCGTCCTTTTCGCTTTCGATGGCGGCCTGCAGCTGCCGCAGGCAGCGCTTACGCAACTCCCTGTTCGTCGACCAGTCGGTGCTGTCGAAGGCACGGCGGGCCGCGGCGATCGCCCGGTCCATGTCGTGGCCGTCCGCGGCGGCCGTAACCCCCAGCAGCGCACCGGTCGCCGGGCTGTGGTTGTCGAACGTGGCTCCGGACGCGGCGCCGACGAGTTCGCCGTCGATCAGCATGCGGCGCTCGGCGCGGCGCGCCGCGCGCTCGCCCCACTGCACGCTCGTGTCGGCACGTTCCGCGGCGATGGAGCTCACCTGACACCTCCGGTGGCAGTTACTCGGATGATCAACGGTAAACATTACAGTATTGACGCTCCGCTACACTCCCCCGAAAGAGCCTCCAGAAGGGATAACCGACTTGATCAAGGTGATGGAGGGCGTGCGAGTCCTCGAGGTCGCGCAGTTCACCTTCGTGCCCGCGGCGGGCGCGATCCTGGCCGACTGGGGCGCCGACGTCATCAAGGTCGAGCATCCGGTGCGGGGCGACACCCAGCGCGGGTTCATCAACATGGGCGGATTCCAGCTCGACCCGAACCGTCATCCGCTGATCGAACACCCCAACCGAGGCAAGCGCAGCGTCGGCATCGACGTGTCAACCCCTGAGGGTCAGGAGGTGCTCTACGAGATCGCCAAGACCGCCGACGTGTTCCTGACCAACTACATGCCGCAGGCGCGGCAGAAGAACAAGTTCGACATCGAGCACATCCGCGCGGTGAACCCGAACATCATCTACGCCCGCGGCAGCGCGTACGGCGACAAGGGACCCGAGCGCCTCGTCGGCGGGTTCGACGGCACCGCGTTCTGGACCCGCAGCGGCGTCGGCCACGCACTGACCCCGGAAGAGCTCGGTGGCGCTCTCCCCCAAGGTATTCCGGCGTTCGGCGACTCGATCGGCGGCATGAACATCGCGGGCGGTATCTCCGCGGCGCTGTTCCACCGCGAGCGTACCGGCGAGGCGGTCGAGCTCGACGTGTCGCTGCTGAGCACCGCGTGGTGGGCGGCGGGCGCCAGCGTCACGCAGGGCATGGAGACCGGCGAGACGATGCGCTCGCTGATGCCCGGCACCACCACGTCGGTCAACCCGTTCATGGCGAACTACCTGACCTCCGACGGCGGCACCATCAACCTGTGCATCGTCAGTCCGACCGGCTACATCCGCGACACCTGGGAGCACCTCGGCCTGCCCGAGCTCGCCGACGATCCGCGCTTCTCCGAGGTGATGCCGCTGATCCAGAACGCCGAAGAAGGTGTGCGGCTGATCGCCGAGGCCATCGCCGCCAAACCTTTCGAGTACTGGCGCCAGCACCTCAAGACCATGAGGGGCCAATGGGCGCCGTTCCAGAGCCTGGTCGAGCTGGCCACCGACGAGCAGGCGCTGGCCAACGACATGGTCGTCGAGGTCGAGGCCGCCGACGGCGGCAAGCCGTTCAAGGTGGTGCGCGGGCCGGTGCAGTTCAACCACGAGCCGCTGGAGACCACCCGCGCGCCGCAGGCCTCCGAACACACTGAGATCGTGCTGATGGAGCTCGGCCTGGAGTGGGACCGGATCGAGGAGCTCAAGGACAAGGGCGCCATCGCCTGACCCCCTTTTCCGCCGAAATGGCATTCCGGCAGCAGAAGTTCGAGTGGACCTCTGCTGGAATGCAATTTCGGCGGCCGTCCCTAGACGGGTTCGACGCGCACCGGCACCCCCGTCAGCCAGGCCATACCTGCCAGCGATTCGACGTCGTCGGGGTCGCTTGAGGTCAGCCGGTTGACGTTGGCGCCGCCGGCCTGGTTGGCCAGCCGCCATCCGCCGGTTCCCTTGTGCCCCCAGCCGTGCGGTACCGCGATCACCCCCGGCATGATGTCCTTGGTCAGCGTCACCGGCACCGTGATGCTGCCGTGGGGCGAGCTGACGCACACCTCGCTGCCGTCGGCGATCTGCAACTCGGCCGCATCGTCGGCGTTCATCAACCCGTGGTGTCCGCGGTGTCCGCGCATCAGCAGCGCAGAATTGTGCATCCAGGAGTTCTCCGAACGAGGTTCGCGCATCCCGATCATCCGCAGCGGATACGAGTCCGGCGCCTCAGCGCGCAGCAGCGAAGTGATCTCGTCCGCGATATCGCTGTGCTGCAACCGGATCCGGCCCCCCAGATAGGCGATCGCGGACTTCAGCGTGCCGACCGCCAGATGCGGCGACAGCACCTTCCCGTGCGGGAGGTCGCGGGCGAGTCGGCGGTGACTCAGGCCGCCGCGACGCAGCCCGAACCAGTCCCCGCCAGCACCGGTGCGGATGACCATGTCGGCGAACATCCGCGGTGTGAACGCAACCCCGAAGCGGCGCATCGCTTTTCCGGCCGCCGTCAAACCGGAGAACACCCGCGACTGCCCCGCCATCCGGGTGATCAGCTCGCCGATGATCTCCCATTCCTGACGTGCCTGTCCGACGGGCGCGATCACCGCGTCGGTGACCTGGCGGAACGGGGTGGCCTGGAACTGCTGGAAGACCAACGCGAAATCGTCGCGCTCGTACATCGTCGTCACCGGCAGCACGTAGTCGCAATGCGCGGTCGTCTCGGTCAGGTAGAAGTCGAGCCCCACCGCCAGGTCGGTGGAATCGAGCGCCTCCTCCAGTTCGTCACCGTTGGGCACCGACAGGACCGGGTTGCCCGCGCTGACGAACATCGCCCGGATCTGACGCTGCCCCGGTGTGGTCATCTCCTTGGCCATCAGCGCGGCCGGTTCGGAGCCGATGATCGCGCGGAAGCCGCCGATGCGTGACCGGGTGCGCTCATAGGTGCGCCGCAGCGCCGCGCCCATCCCGATGTTCACCAGCCGTTGCGCGGGCATCCCCATCCCGACGATGACCGAACCGCCCGGTGTGTCCAGGTTTCCGGCGACCAGGTTAACGACGTCGATCAGATACGACGTCAGGGTCCCGTAGCGCCCGACGCAGGTGCCGAGGCGGCCGTAGACCGCCGCGCGCGGCGTCGTGGCCAGATCGCGGGCCAGCGCCCGCGCCGTGTCCGGGTCCACGCCGGTGTAGGACTGGGTCACCTCCGGGGGGAACGGCGCGACCTGGGTACGCAGCCAGCCCGCTCCGTCGGCGACTGCGTCGATCTCGCGGGTGTGCGCAAGGCCTTCGTCGAACATCACCTGCAACAGCGACAGCAGCAACAGCGCATCGGTGTCGGGGACGATGCCGCACCACTCGAACTGCGCGGCGGTCTCGGTCTTGCGCGGATCGATCACGACCACCCGGCCGCCGCGCTTGACGATGTCGTGCATACGGTCCTTGATGCGCGGCGCGGTCAGGAAACTGCCGTGTGACACCACGGGATTGGCGCCCATCATCACCAGCAGGTCGGTGCGGGTCAGGTCCGGGATCGGCACCGACGTCGGCGTGCCGTAGAGCAGCTGGCTGGCCATCAACCGGCAGTTGGTGTCCTGCGAGGACGCGGTGAAGAAATGCGTGCCGGGCCCGATGCCCTTGATGAACGCCATGATCGCCATCACGTGGGCGTAGCTGAACGCTCCCGGGTTGCCCATGTACCAGCCGACCGCGCCGGGGCCGTGTGTGCGCACCACCCGCGCGAGCCGGTCGGCGATGTCGCTCATCGCGTCGTCCCAGCTGACGGGTTCGAACCCGTCGGCGGTGCGCCGCAGCGGTGTGGTGACGCGGTCGGGGTCGTTGACCACCTCGCTGAACGCGATGCCCTTCTGGCATGCGAACCCGGCGGACAGCGGATGGTCCTTGTCCGGACGCAGCGCGACCAGCCTGCCGTCCTCGACGGTGGCGATCATGCCGCAGAGCGGTTCGCAGATACGGCAGAACGTCACCTTGTGTTCGACCCGAGCGTGTTCGATCCCAGTGTGTTCGATACGAGTCACCATGGCGGGGCCGCCTTTCTCATGGCACTAGTTCGCTAGTCTGCGGCGCGTGCGCTGGATTGTCGATGGGATGAACGTGATCGGCTGCCGGCCCGACGGCTGGTGGCGGGACCGGCATGCCGCGATGACGATGCTGGTGCGCGGCCTGGAGCGCTGGGCGATGGCCGAGGAAGCCGACGTCACCGTCGTTTTCGAACGCCCGCCGGCCCCGCCGATCACCTCGGCGGTGATCACCGTCGCCCACGCTGCCGCGCCGGCGCCGAATTCCGCGGACGACGAGATCGTCAGGCTGATCGCCTCCGACCCGCATCCCGAGCAGATCGTGGTCGCGACCTCGGATCGCGCGCTCGCCGAGCGTGCCCGCTCGGCACACGCGACGGTGTGCGCAGCCGAGCGGCTGCGGGAGCTGATCGACCCACGCTGATCACGTCAGGATCCGCACCGGGACATGGGACCAGCCGGCGACGTTCTGCATGCTGACCTTCTGGCAGCCGTCCCAGTGGACCTCGTAGCGCGGCATCACGTCCAGTAACCGCTCCAGCGCGATCTTGGCCTCCATCCGCGCCAACGCGGCGCCGAGGCAACTGTGGATGCCGTACCCGAACGCCAGGTTCTGCGCCTCGGTCCGGTCCCTGGTGATGTCGAAGACGTCCGGGGCGGTCCACGCGTCGGGGTCCCGGTTGGCCGAGGCGCCCAGCAGGAACACCGGCGCCCCCGCCGGAATCGTGACGCCGTGCAACGTCACGTCGGTGTTGGAGCGGCGGACGTTGTACTGCACCGGGGCGTCGTAGCGAAGCAACTCCTCGATCGCGACGGGAACCATGCCGCGATCGTCGAGCAGCTGTTGCCACTGTTCGGGATGGCGGGCGAACGTGACCGCGGCGCTGCCGATCAGCTTGGTCACCGTCTCGGCGCCGGCCCCGCCGAGCAACGTGGCGAACCCGGCGATCTCGGCGTCGTCCAGCGTGCTCGTCGACCCGTCGTCGCGGTCCACCTCGGCGGCGATCAGCGCGCTGATCATGTCGTCGCGGGGATCGGCGCGACGCTGTTTGATCAGCTCGTAGTACATCAGCCAGATCTCGGTCATCGCCTGCATACCGGATTCCGACATCTCGATCTGCCCGGGTTCACGGTGCAGCGACTCGTCGATCCAGAGCCGCACCTGCTGGCGGAATTCGGCCGGCACGCCGAGCATCTTGGTGATCACGTCGACCGGGAAGTACACCGAAAAGTCCTGAACCACATCAAACTCGGTGCCGCCGCCGAGTGCGTCGGCCAGGAAGCCATCGATGGTCTCGGTGATCATCGCCTGCAACGCGCCGATCGCGCGCGGGGTGAACACCTTGTTGACCAGGCTGCGCATCACCCGGTGCTCGGGCGGGTCGATCGAGATGATCATCTTGGCCGGCACCGGTTTACCGCGCCGCACCATCGCAAGGTCGACACCGTAGGCCGATGAATAGGTCGCGAAATCCTTGAGCCCGGCGGCGACATCGGCATGCCTGCTCAGCGCATAGAACTCATAGTCGGAGTTGTAGTACACCGGCGCCTCGGCGCGCAGCCGGGGATAGAACGCGTGCGGGTCGGCGTAGAAGTCCGCCGAGAACGGATCGAAGTGCACCTCGGCGACCGACTGCCCCGCGACATCCATTCTCACTCCTGTAAGGCATCCGGTTGTGCTTTCGATAAGAGTCACCATATCCTGCTGATGGCCACCCGCGGCACAAGACAGGACGGGACGTGACGGACTCCTACTACGAACTCGTCGACGCCGGCGATCCCCGTGGGGAGAGGTTCGCGCCGTCGGACCACGTCATCAGCACCTGGGGCGCGTCGATGCAGAACGCCGCACCCGTCTCGGCGCTGCTGGTCCGCGCGATCGAGCGCTGCGCCCCGCGCGAGGACACCCGCATCAGCCGGGTCGTGGTCGACCTTCTCGGACCGGTACCGATGACCGACCAGCTGTGGGTGCGCGCCCGCGTGGACCGGCCCGGGCGGCAGATCGAGCTGCTCGGCGCCGAGATGACCGCACCAGGACCGGACGGGACGCCCCGGATCGTCGCGACCGCGTCGGCGTGGCGGTTCCAGCGAGTCCACACCGCGGCCCTGCCCGACACCCCGGTGGAGCCGCTGCGGCCCGTCACCGAGGGCACCCGCCGGATGCCCGACGACGGCGCCGAGCGCACCTACATCCAGAGCCTGGACTGGCTGTGGCTCAACGACATCCTGCAC carries:
- a CDS encoding aldehyde dehydrogenase family protein, encoding MLIDGELVGAASGATFDNHSPATGALLGVTAAADGHDMDRAIAAARRAFDSTDWSTNRELRKRCLRQLQAAIESEKDDLRTELVAEVGCPVMTTESAQLDWPLAESLRYPAGLIDDFEWERVLDGGGLFGDRNVRTVVKEAVGVVAAVTPSNFPIEVILNKLGPALAAGNTVVLKPDPHTPWNATRLGRLIAEKTDIPAGVVNVVTTPSNDVAGLLGTDPRVDLVSFTGSTAVGKLLMRHGAESMKRMFLELGGKSAAIVLDDANPAVIVPTAVGVCVHAGQACAATSRMLVHRSLYDQAVAEIATAYQFVPVGDPVTPGTLVGPLISAAQKERVLTAIDGARSDGAEIVAGGGEVAGLPEHLAGGHYVAPTVITGVDNSAAIAQQEVFGPVLVLLPFDDDDDAVRLANDSAFGLAGAVMSRSAERGMAIARRIRTGAFGVNGGMFYGADAPFGGYKSSGIGRQCGIEGFAQYLETKTIARRERRQS
- a CDS encoding CaiB/BaiF CoA transferase family protein, translating into MEGVRVLEVAQFTFVPAAGAILADWGADVIKVEHPVRGDTQRGFINMGGFQLDPNRHPLIEHPNRGKRSVGIDVSTPEGQEVLYEIAKTADVFLTNYMPQARQKNKFDIEHIRAVNPNIIYARGSAYGDKGPERLVGGFDGTAFWTRSGVGHALTPEELGGALPQGIPAFGDSIGGMNIAGGISAALFHRERTGEAVELDVSLLSTAWWAAGASVTQGMETGETMRSLMPGTTTSVNPFMANYLTSDGGTINLCIVSPTGYIRDTWEHLGLPELADDPRFSEVMPLIQNAEEGVRLIAEAIAAKPFEYWRQHLKTMRGQWAPFQSLVELATDEQALANDMVVEVEAADGGKPFKVVRGPVQFNHEPLETTRAPQASEHTEIVLMELGLEWDRIEELKDKGAIA
- a CDS encoding molybdopterin-containing oxidoreductase family protein, which encodes MVTRIEHTGIEHARVEHKVTFCRICEPLCGMIATVEDGRLVALRPDKDHPLSAGFACQKGIAFSEVVNDPDRVTTPLRRTADGFEPVSWDDAMSDIADRLARVVRTHGPGAVGWYMGNPGAFSYAHVMAIMAFIKGIGPGTHFFTASSQDTNCRLMASQLLYGTPTSVPIPDLTRTDLLVMMGANPVVSHGSFLTAPRIKDRMHDIVKRGGRVVVIDPRKTETAAQFEWCGIVPDTDALLLLSLLQVMFDEGLAHTREIDAVADGAGWLRTQVAPFPPEVTQSYTGVDPDTARALARDLATTPRAAVYGRLGTCVGRYGTLTSYLIDVVNLVAGNLDTPGGSVIVGMGMPAQRLVNIGMGAALRRTYERTRSRIGGFRAIIGSEPAALMAKEMTTPGQRQIRAMFVSAGNPVLSVPNGDELEEALDSTDLAVGLDFYLTETTAHCDYVLPVTTMYERDDFALVFQQFQATPFRQVTDAVIAPVGQARQEWEIIGELITRMAGQSRVFSGLTAAGKAMRRFGVAFTPRMFADMVIRTGAGGDWFGLRRGGLSHRRLARDLPHGKVLSPHLAVGTLKSAIAYLGGRIRLQHSDIADEITSLLRAEAPDSYPLRMIGMREPRSENSWMHNSALLMRGHRGHHGLMNADDAAELQIADGSEVCVSSPHGSITVPVTLTKDIMPGVIAVPHGWGHKGTGGWRLANQAGGANVNRLTSSDPDDVESLAGMAWLTGVPVRVEPV
- a CDS encoding NYN domain-containing protein, whose product is MRWIVDGMNVIGCRPDGWWRDRHAAMTMLVRGLERWAMAEEADVTVVFERPPAPPITSAVITVAHAAAPAPNSADDEIVRLIASDPHPEQIVVATSDRALAERARSAHATVCAAERLRELIDPR
- a CDS encoding cytochrome P450; this encodes MDVAGQSVAEVHFDPFSADFYADPHAFYPRLRAEAPVYYNSDYEFYALSRHADVAAGLKDFATYSSAYGVDLAMVRRGKPVPAKMIISIDPPEHRVMRSLVNKVFTPRAIGALQAMITETIDGFLADALGGGTEFDVVQDFSVYFPVDVITKMLGVPAEFRQQVRLWIDESLHREPGQIEMSESGMQAMTEIWLMYYELIKQRRADPRDDMISALIAAEVDRDDGSTSTLDDAEIAGFATLLGGAGAETVTKLIGSAAVTFARHPEQWQQLLDDRGMVPVAIEELLRYDAPVQYNVRRSNTDVTLHGVTIPAGAPVFLLGASANRDPDAWTAPDVFDITRDRTEAQNLAFGYGIHSCLGAALARMEAKIALERLLDVMPRYEVHWDGCQKVSMQNVAGWSHVPVRILT
- a CDS encoding thioesterase family protein, which codes for MTDSYYELVDAGDPRGERFAPSDHVISTWGASMQNAAPVSALLVRAIERCAPREDTRISRVVVDLLGPVPMTDQLWVRARVDRPGRQIELLGAEMTAPGPDGTPRIVATASAWRFQRVHTAALPDTPVEPLRPVTEGTRRMPDDGAERTYIQSLDWLWLNDILHSVQAECWATPLVDLVVGEQMTPAQRLFAVADIANGMGSRLDPADFTFLNTDLAVHIQRLPEGDWIGVRSESHYGADGVGVSRGTLFDEDGPVAAIQQAQLVRPRR